The Gracilibacillus caseinilyticus genome segment TATAAATAAACCGCATAAAATAAGGTGCGATCCATGGGACCACCATTGGTAATCAAGAAGCTTTGTGTAAAGGCCATGAACCCTTGAATGGTTTGCATCACTAAGTTAAAAAAGATGACAGGGGAAAGCATAGGTAACGTAATCTTTAAAAACTGTAAAAAGGGACTGGCACCATCGACCGCTGCTGCCTCATACAACTCATTCGGAATTGCCTTTAAACCAGCTAGGAAAATAAGCATCGGCGATCCAAATTGCCAGACGACTAATAAAATCAGTGTAGATAATGCGAAATCCGGACTGGTTACCCAGCTGGTCCCCTCGATACCAAAGATGCCCAGCACATCATTTAGGGCACCTTCACGACCGAACAATTCTCGCCAAACGACAGCTACTGCAACACTTCCACCTAAAATAGAAGGGACGTAATAAAGCGTGCGGTAAAGGCCAACACCTTTTCTTTTTGTATTGAATAGCATCGCCACGAATAAAGCAAAGGCTAATTTTAATGGAACCGAACCAAAAACGAAGATAAAGGTCACTTTCAATGCTTGGATAAACCGGGCATCATCTGTGAACATTGTGATATAATTTTCAAATCCAATCCAGGTAGGAGCGGATAGTAAATCGTAATTGGTAAACGAAAAATATAATGATGCAATCATTGGACCGACAATAAAACCAAG includes the following:
- a CDS encoding carbohydrate ABC transporter permease, with amino-acid sequence MKKKKQLRSQRSIDITGFTFIAPWLIGFLGFIVGPMIASLYFSFTNYDLLSAPTWIGFENYITMFTDDARFIQALKVTFIFVFGSVPLKLAFALFVAMLFNTKRKGVGLYRTLYYVPSILGGSVAVAVVWRELFGREGALNDVLGIFGIEGTSWVTSPDFALSTLILLVVWQFGSPMLIFLAGLKAIPNELYEAAAVDGASPFLQFLKITLPMLSPVIFFNLVMQTIQGFMAFTQSFLITNGGPMDRTLFYAVYLYEKAFAHFDMGYASALAWILLLICALFTALIFKSAQSWVYYESEGGR